From one Streptomyces sp. NBC_01478 genomic stretch:
- a CDS encoding RNA polymerase sigma factor: protein MSASTSRTLPPEIAESVSVMALIERGKAEGQIAGDDVRRAFEADQIPATQWKNVLRSLNQILEEEGVTLMVSAAEPKRTRKSVAAKSPAKRTATKTVAAKTVTAKKATATATPAAPVADAPAEDDAQKVAAKKTAPAKKTVAKKVAAKKTTAAAKKTSAKKDDAELVDEESTEETPGKTGDEPEGAESAGFVLSDEDEDDAPAQQVAAAGATADPVKDYLKQIGKVPLLNAEQEVELAKRIEAGLFAEDKLANADKLAPKLKRELEIIAEDGRRAKNHLLEANLRLVVSLAKRYTGRGMLFLDLIQEGNLGLIRAVEKFDYTKGYKFSTYATWWIRQAITRAMADQARTIRIPVHMVEVINKLARVQRQMLQDLGREPTPEELAKELDMTPEKVIEVQKYGREPISLHTPLGEDGDSEFGDLIEDSEAVVPADAVSFTLLQEQLHSVLDTLSEREAGVVSMRFGLTDGQPKTLDEIGKVYGVTRERIRQIESKTMSKLRHPSRSQVLRDYLD, encoded by the coding sequence GTGTCGGCCAGCACATCCCGTACGCTCCCGCCGGAGATCGCCGAGTCCGTCTCTGTCATGGCGCTCATCGAGCGGGGAAAGGCTGAGGGGCAGATCGCCGGCGATGACGTGCGTCGGGCCTTCGAAGCTGACCAGATTCCGGCCACTCAGTGGAAGAACGTACTGCGCAGCCTCAACCAGATCCTCGAGGAAGAGGGTGTGACGCTGATGGTCAGTGCCGCGGAGCCCAAGCGCACCCGAAAGAGCGTCGCAGCGAAGAGTCCGGCCAAGCGCACCGCCACCAAGACGGTCGCCGCGAAGACGGTGACCGCCAAGAAGGCCACCGCCACCGCCACTCCGGCCGCCCCCGTCGCCGACGCTCCCGCCGAGGACGACGCTCAGAAGGTCGCTGCCAAGAAGACGGCGCCCGCCAAGAAGACGGTCGCCAAGAAGGTCGCCGCGAAGAAGACGACGGCGGCCGCCAAGAAGACCAGCGCCAAGAAGGACGACGCCGAGCTGGTCGACGAAGAGTCCACCGAGGAGACCCCCGGCAAGACCGGGGACGAGCCCGAGGGCGCCGAGAGCGCCGGGTTCGTGCTCTCCGACGAGGACGAGGACGACGCGCCCGCGCAGCAGGTCGCCGCGGCCGGTGCCACCGCCGACCCCGTCAAGGACTACCTCAAGCAGATCGGCAAGGTCCCCCTCCTCAACGCCGAGCAGGAGGTCGAGCTCGCCAAGCGCATCGAGGCCGGTCTGTTCGCCGAGGACAAGCTGGCCAACGCCGACAAGCTCGCCCCCAAGCTCAAGCGCGAGCTGGAGATCATCGCCGAGGACGGCCGCCGCGCCAAGAACCACCTCCTGGAGGCCAACCTCCGCCTGGTGGTCTCCCTGGCCAAGCGCTACACCGGCCGCGGCATGCTCTTCCTGGACCTGATCCAGGAGGGAAACCTCGGTCTGATCCGCGCAGTCGAGAAATTCGACTACACCAAGGGCTACAAGTTCTCCACGTACGCCACCTGGTGGATCCGTCAGGCGATCACCCGCGCGATGGCCGACCAGGCCCGCACCATCCGTATCCCGGTGCACATGGTCGAGGTCATCAACAAGCTCGCGCGCGTGCAGCGCCAGATGCTCCAGGACCTGGGCCGCGAGCCCACCCCGGAGGAGCTGGCCAAGGAACTCGACATGACCCCGGAGAAGGTCATCGAGGTCCAGAAGTACGGCCGCGAGCCCATCTCCCTGCACACCCCCCTGGGTGAGGACGGCGACAGCGAGTTCGGTGACCTCATCGAGGACTCCGAAGCCGTCGTCCCGGCCGACGCGGTCAGCTTCACGCTCCTCCAAGAGCAGTTGCACTCCGTCCTGGACACCCTGTCCGAGCGCGAGGCCGGCGTGGTCTCGATGCGCTTCGGTCTCACCGACGGTCAGCCGAAGACCCTCGACGAGATCGGCAAGGTGTACGGGGTCACCCGTGAGCGCATCCGCCAGATCGAGTCCAAGACCATGTCGAAGCTGCGCCACCCGTCGCGTTCGCAGGTCCTGCGCGACTACCTCGACTAG
- a CDS encoding S1 family peptidase, with the protein MRRPFARALTRPLVLAAAASAIPLVSAAPVAADSIVVGGFPVDVSVSPWTVALSSRDRFGGTRAGQFCGGVAVGRTTVLTAAHCMGDDVLGAPPHRTADLKVVTGRTDLLSDRGHEIAVRDVSVNPRYDAVSNAGDFAVLTLAEPLPQGSVITMAAAGDAAYEPGTAATVYGWGDLTGSGDYAGSLHAARLHVLSDASCEEAYPAGADGTYLPESMLCAGEAQGGRDACQGDSGGPLVAQGRLIGLVSWGSGCGRAGSPGVYTRVSDVLRTLAATAARQGRTRAPDGV; encoded by the coding sequence ATGCGTCGTCCCTTTGCCCGGGCGCTGACCCGGCCGCTGGTCCTGGCGGCCGCCGCGTCTGCCATACCGCTGGTCTCCGCGGCCCCCGTGGCCGCCGACAGCATCGTCGTCGGCGGGTTCCCGGTCGATGTCTCCGTGAGTCCCTGGACGGTGGCGCTGTCCAGCCGTGACCGGTTCGGGGGTACCCGGGCGGGCCAGTTCTGCGGCGGTGTGGCCGTGGGCCGGACCACCGTGCTGACCGCGGCCCACTGCATGGGCGACGACGTCCTGGGGGCCCCGCCGCACCGCACGGCCGACCTCAAGGTTGTCACCGGCCGTACGGACCTGCTCTCGGACCGGGGTCACGAGATCGCCGTTCGCGACGTGTCGGTCAATCCGCGCTACGACGCCGTCAGCAACGCCGGCGACTTCGCCGTGCTCACGCTCGCCGAACCGCTGCCCCAGGGCTCGGTCATCACGATGGCGGCCGCGGGTGACGCGGCCTACGAACCGGGCACGGCCGCCACGGTCTACGGCTGGGGCGATCTCACCGGCAGCGGCGACTACGCGGGCAGCCTGCACGCTGCGCGCCTGCATGTGCTGTCCGACGCGAGCTGTGAGGAGGCGTATCCAGCGGGTGCCGACGGCACTTACCTCCCGGAGTCCATGCTGTGCGCCGGAGAGGCTCAGGGAGGCCGTGACGCCTGCCAGGGGGACAGCGGCGGGCCGCTGGTCGCCCAGGGGCGGCTGATCGGGCTCGTGTCGTGGGGCAGCGGGTGTGGGCGCGCCGGGAGCCCCGGCGTCTACACCAGGGTGTCGGACGTTCTGCGGACGCTGGCCGCCACCGCGGCTCGCCAGGGCCGCACAAGGGCGCCTGACGGCGTCTGA
- a CDS encoding DUF7455 domain-containing protein, whose product MTTVLTPASPLTAADRCDRCGAQAYLRVVLLSGGELLFCAHHGRKFEPELKKIAAEIQDESERLTSAPAASVPEEDR is encoded by the coding sequence GTGACTACTGTTCTGACCCCCGCGAGCCCACTGACGGCCGCCGATCGCTGCGACCGCTGCGGCGCCCAGGCATACCTGCGCGTCGTGTTGCTGAGCGGCGGAGAACTGCTCTTCTGCGCCCACCACGGCCGCAAGTTCGAGCCGGAACTCAAGAAGATCGCCGCTGAGATACAGGACGAGTCGGAGCGGCTGACCTCCGCTCCTGCTGCAAGCGTTCCTGAAGAAGACCGCTGA
- a CDS encoding DNA gyrase/topoisomerase IV subunit B, producing MTAETSVPSTALLAGADRDGSNYTARHLLVLEGLEAVRKRPGMYIGSTDSRGLMHCLWEIIDNSVDEALGGYCDHIEVILHDDASVEVRDNGRGIPVDVEPKTGLSGVEVVMTKLHAGGKFGGGSYAASGGLHGVGASVVNALSARLDVEVDRSGNTHAISFRRGVPGSFATAGPDATFEPGGLRKTKRIAKTRTGTRVRYWADRQIFLKDAKLSLEGLHQRARQTAFLVPGLTIVVRDEYGLGEGGSKGEESFRFDGGISEFCEYLANDKPVCDVLRLSGQGTFKETVPVLDDHGQMTPTEVTRELGVDIAMRWGTGYDTTLRSYVNIIATPKGGTHVAGFEQAVVKTMNEVARAKKLLRVAEDDVVKDDALEGLTAVVTVRLAEPQFEGQTKEVLGTSAARRIVANVVAKELKDFLTSTKRDAAAQARVVMEKAVAAARTRIAARQHKDAQRRKTALETSSLPAKLADCRSDDVERSELFIVEGDSALGTAKLARNSEFQALLPIRGKILNVQKSSVTDMLKNVECGAIIQVIGAGSGRTFDIDAARYGKIIMMTDADVDGSHIRCLLLTLFQRYMRPMVEAGRVFAAVPPLHRIELVQPKKGQDKYVYTYSDRELREKLLEFQSKGVRYKDSIQRYKGLGEMDADQLAETTMDPRHRTLRRINLSDLDAAEQVFDLLMGNDVAPRKEFISSSAATLDRSRIDA from the coding sequence GTGACCGCCGAAACGTCCGTGCCGTCGACAGCGCTGCTGGCAGGAGCAGACCGGGACGGTTCCAACTACACCGCGCGGCACCTGCTCGTCCTCGAGGGACTCGAGGCCGTACGCAAGCGCCCGGGTATGTACATCGGGTCCACCGACAGCCGTGGCCTGATGCACTGTCTGTGGGAGATCATCGACAACTCCGTGGACGAGGCCCTCGGGGGCTACTGCGACCACATCGAGGTGATCCTGCACGACGACGCCTCGGTGGAGGTCCGGGACAACGGCCGGGGCATCCCGGTCGATGTCGAGCCCAAGACCGGCCTCTCCGGTGTCGAGGTCGTCATGACCAAGCTGCACGCCGGCGGCAAGTTCGGCGGCGGCTCGTACGCCGCCTCCGGCGGTCTGCACGGCGTGGGCGCCTCCGTGGTGAACGCCCTGTCCGCGCGGCTGGACGTCGAGGTGGACCGCAGCGGCAACACCCACGCCATCAGCTTCCGGCGCGGTGTGCCGGGCTCCTTCGCGACCGCCGGTCCGGATGCCACGTTCGAACCCGGTGGCCTGCGCAAGACCAAGCGGATTGCCAAGACCCGCACCGGCACGCGTGTGCGCTACTGGGCCGACCGCCAGATCTTCCTCAAGGACGCCAAGCTGTCCCTGGAGGGCCTGCACCAGCGGGCCCGGCAGACCGCGTTCCTGGTGCCCGGACTGACCATCGTCGTCCGCGACGAGTACGGCCTCGGTGAGGGCGGCAGCAAGGGGGAGGAGTCCTTCCGCTTCGACGGCGGCATCAGCGAGTTCTGCGAGTACCTGGCGAACGACAAGCCGGTCTGCGACGTCCTGCGCCTGTCCGGCCAGGGCACCTTCAAGGAGACGGTGCCCGTCCTGGACGACCACGGGCAGATGACGCCCACGGAGGTCACACGCGAACTCGGCGTCGACATCGCCATGCGCTGGGGGACCGGCTACGACACGACGCTCCGGTCGTACGTGAACATCATCGCCACCCCCAAGGGCGGTACCCATGTCGCCGGCTTCGAGCAGGCCGTCGTCAAGACGATGAACGAGGTGGCGCGCGCCAAGAAGCTGCTGCGCGTGGCTGAGGACGACGTCGTCAAGGACGACGCCCTGGAGGGCCTCACTGCAGTCGTCACCGTCCGGCTCGCCGAACCGCAGTTCGAGGGCCAGACCAAGGAGGTGCTCGGTACGTCGGCGGCCCGCCGCATCGTCGCCAACGTGGTCGCCAAGGAACTCAAGGACTTCCTGACCTCGACGAAGCGTGACGCGGCGGCCCAGGCCCGGGTGGTCATGGAGAAGGCCGTCGCCGCCGCACGCACGCGTATCGCGGCCCGGCAGCACAAGGATGCGCAGCGTCGAAAGACGGCCCTGGAGACTTCCTCGCTGCCCGCCAAGCTCGCCGACTGCCGCAGCGACGACGTGGAGCGCAGCGAACTGTTCATCGTCGAGGGCGACTCCGCGCTCGGTACGGCCAAGCTCGCACGGAACTCCGAGTTCCAGGCGCTGCTGCCGATCCGCGGCAAGATCCTCAACGTCCAGAAGTCGTCCGTCACCGACATGCTGAAGAACGTCGAGTGCGGGGCGATCATCCAGGTCATAGGAGCGGGATCGGGTCGCACCTTCGACATCGACGCCGCCCGCTACGGCAAGATCATCATGATGACCGACGCCGATGTGGACGGCTCCCACATCCGGTGTCTGCTTCTGACCCTGTTCCAGCGCTACATGCGGCCCATGGTCGAGGCCGGCCGGGTGTTCGCCGCGGTGCCGCCGCTGCACCGCATCGAGCTGGTCCAGCCCAAGAAGGGCCAGGACAAGTACGTCTACACGTACTCGGACCGTGAGCTGCGCGAGAAGCTCCTGGAGTTCCAGAGCAAGGGCGTCCGGTACAAGGACTCCATCCAGCGCTACAAGGGCCTCGGCGAGATGGATGCCGACCAACTGGCCGAGACGACGATGGACCCCCGCCACCGGACCCTGCGCCGGATCAACCTCTCGGACCTGGACGCGGCCGAGCAGGTCTTCGATCTGCTGATGGGCAACGACGTGGCGCCGCGCAAGGAGTTCATCTCCAGCTCGGCCGCGACGCTGGACCGGTCGCGGATCGACGCCTGA
- a CDS encoding DUF1453 domain-containing protein, whose protein sequence is MSGLVNALVIVAVVAVVIVRQFRARRIDTDRRWWLLPVILAVVALREPGILDAHHHTESAFLLGVELVIGLATGAGWAWTTRLWVETDGSVWSKSTKASGGVWIVGIALRVGLVALGALIGVHQDSAALMLGLAATLLVRSGVLAWRAQAYTGAAGSAPAYGFGMARPARKERA, encoded by the coding sequence ATGTCCGGGCTCGTCAACGCGTTGGTGATCGTGGCCGTCGTCGCGGTGGTGATCGTGCGGCAGTTCCGCGCCCGTCGGATCGACACCGACCGGCGCTGGTGGCTCCTCCCCGTGATCCTCGCCGTCGTTGCGCTGCGCGAGCCCGGCATACTCGACGCGCACCACCACACCGAGTCGGCCTTCCTGCTCGGCGTCGAGCTGGTCATCGGGCTGGCCACCGGAGCCGGCTGGGCCTGGACCACGCGCCTGTGGGTCGAGACCGACGGTTCCGTGTGGAGCAAGAGCACCAAGGCGAGCGGGGGCGTCTGGATCGTCGGCATAGCCCTGCGCGTCGGCCTCGTCGCCCTGGGCGCGTTGATCGGGGTGCACCAGGACAGCGCGGCCCTGATGCTCGGTCTCGCGGCAACGCTGCTGGTCCGCTCCGGGGTCCTGGCCTGGCGGGCCCAGGCCTACACCGGGGCGGCCGGATCGGCCCCGGCGTACGGTTTCGGCATGGCGCGGCCCGCCCGGAAGGAGCGCGCGTGA
- a CDS encoding histidine kinase: protein MTENAWTRWPSREALSRDGVSRPRRLLAWAVRLLVIGVLLGGAFTGSHIHGWALAGGVAGILVAAALGWAFWRTTLAHRLWPSVALIAALLGIAIAGQATGFTVPALVVWCGCAVISLERLPIAVAVPVTAVSLAIFAAVNNDVWLTTAVTTAGLSLAGYTLRLDAEARGNAQRLLAQERLARAAEAESAALAERARIAREIHDVLAHSLSAQLVHLEAARLLIERGADRETILERVVAARGMARDGLVETRQALSALRGEMSPLEDFLTEIVGTTGRAEVTVTGDRRQLPAEASQTVRRVAQEALTNVRKHAPGAKVLLTLDYGEHEVTLDVRDSGGSPGELTGAGGGYGLLGMRERAELLGGSLRAGPDEEGFVVTLKVPA, encoded by the coding sequence GTGACCGAGAACGCATGGACGCGCTGGCCCTCGCGGGAGGCGCTGAGCCGAGACGGAGTCTCACGGCCCCGGCGGCTGCTCGCCTGGGCCGTCCGGCTGCTGGTGATCGGCGTGCTGCTGGGGGGCGCCTTCACCGGCAGCCACATCCACGGCTGGGCCCTGGCCGGCGGCGTGGCGGGGATCCTGGTGGCCGCGGCCCTCGGCTGGGCGTTCTGGCGCACCACCCTCGCCCACAGACTCTGGCCGTCGGTGGCCCTCATCGCCGCGCTCCTCGGAATCGCGATCGCGGGACAGGCGACCGGCTTCACGGTCCCGGCCCTCGTCGTCTGGTGTGGCTGCGCCGTCATCTCGCTGGAGCGGCTGCCCATCGCGGTTGCCGTACCGGTGACAGCGGTGTCCCTCGCGATCTTCGCCGCGGTCAACAACGACGTATGGCTGACCACCGCGGTCACCACGGCCGGGCTGTCCCTCGCCGGATACACGCTCCGCCTCGACGCCGAGGCGCGGGGCAACGCTCAGCGGCTGCTCGCCCAGGAGCGCCTGGCGCGCGCGGCCGAGGCGGAGTCCGCCGCGCTGGCGGAGCGGGCCCGGATCGCCCGGGAGATCCACGACGTGCTGGCCCACAGCCTCTCGGCACAGCTCGTGCACCTGGAGGCGGCCCGGCTGCTGATCGAGCGGGGCGCCGACCGGGAGACGATTCTGGAACGGGTCGTGGCGGCACGGGGGATGGCCCGCGACGGCCTGGTGGAGACCCGGCAGGCCCTGTCCGCGCTGCGGGGCGAGATGAGCCCGCTGGAGGACTTCCTGACCGAGATCGTCGGTACGACCGGCCGTGCCGAGGTCACCGTTACGGGTGATCGCAGACAACTGCCCGCCGAGGCTTCACAGACCGTGCGCCGGGTCGCCCAGGAGGCCCTGACGAACGTCCGCAAGCACGCTCCGGGCGCCAAAGTGCTGCTCACGTTGGACTACGGCGAGCACGAAGTGACGCTGGACGTACGGGACTCGGGCGGTTCGCCCGGCGAACTCACCGGGGCGGGAGGTGGATACGGTCTGCTGGGCATGCGGGAACGCGCCGAGCTGCTGGGCGGTTCCTTGCGGGCAGGGCCGGACGAGGAGGGATTCGTGGTGACGCTGAAGGTGCCCGCATGA
- a CDS encoding response regulator transcription factor — MTEEAVRRPARVVVADDQTVVREGIVMLLGLLPGIEVVGAARDGDEAVRLVAELAPDAVLMDLRMPRCDGVEATRRIRAEHPGTQVVVLTTFADDASLFQALRAGARGYLTKDAGGEEIVRAVQSVLSGDAGLSPSIQRRLLERLSESEPQPAPGPEEPPDGLTARETEVLLLIAEGLTNQEIARKLHVSTATVKTHINNLFAKTGLKDRAQAVRYAYGKGLVRPPAG; from the coding sequence ATGACGGAGGAGGCCGTGAGGAGACCCGCGCGGGTCGTGGTCGCGGACGACCAGACCGTCGTACGGGAAGGCATCGTGATGCTGCTGGGGCTGCTGCCCGGGATCGAGGTCGTCGGCGCCGCCCGCGACGGGGACGAGGCGGTGCGGCTCGTCGCCGAACTCGCCCCGGACGCCGTCCTGATGGACCTGCGCATGCCGCGCTGTGACGGTGTCGAGGCGACCCGGCGCATCCGCGCGGAGCATCCCGGAACGCAGGTCGTGGTGTTGACGACGTTCGCGGACGACGCGTCGCTGTTCCAGGCGCTGCGCGCGGGAGCGCGCGGCTATCTCACCAAGGACGCGGGCGGCGAGGAGATCGTACGGGCCGTGCAGAGCGTGCTGTCGGGGGACGCCGGGCTGTCGCCGAGCATCCAACGACGTTTGCTGGAGCGCCTGTCGGAGTCCGAGCCGCAGCCGGCGCCGGGGCCCGAAGAGCCGCCGGACGGGCTCACCGCGCGGGAGACCGAGGTGCTGTTGCTGATCGCCGAGGGTCTGACCAACCAGGAGATCGCCCGCAAGCTGCATGTCTCCACGGCGACCGTGAAGACCCACATCAACAACCTGTTCGCCAAGACGGGGCTCAAGGACCGTGCGCAGGCGGTGCGTTACGCCTACGGCAAGGGGCTGGTGCGGCCACCAGCGGGTTGA
- a CDS encoding DUF485 domain-containing protein, whose product MRYHDPWYDALASGWGESDGAGVPVPEVPSARREDKGRALRAADVYLEVQRSAAFQEVRGRYLRFVVPATVAFFAWYVAYVVTATTAPGLMARPVAGAVNVGMVAGLGQFLTTFLLTWAYARHARLRRDRAALELRWDTQELTRGIRGGTS is encoded by the coding sequence GTGAGGTACCACGACCCGTGGTACGACGCGCTCGCGTCCGGCTGGGGCGAGTCGGACGGCGCGGGGGTGCCCGTCCCCGAAGTGCCGTCCGCCCGTCGGGAGGACAAGGGACGGGCGCTGCGCGCCGCGGACGTGTACCTCGAGGTGCAGCGCAGCGCGGCCTTCCAGGAGGTGCGCGGCCGGTATCTGCGGTTCGTGGTGCCGGCCACCGTCGCCTTCTTTGCCTGGTACGTGGCCTACGTGGTGACGGCGACGACGGCACCCGGACTCATGGCCCGGCCGGTGGCCGGCGCGGTGAACGTGGGGATGGTCGCGGGACTGGGGCAGTTCCTCACCACCTTCCTGCTCACCTGGGCCTACGCCCGGCACGCGCGGCTGCGCAGGGACAGGGCCGCGCTCGAACTGCGCTGGGACACACAGGAACTGACACGAGGCATTCGAGGCGGTACGTCGTGA
- a CDS encoding solute symporter family protein translates to MTGNHQTLALLLFSAFIAVTLGITTWVSRNRHGSEEEFYAGGRLFSPMENGFAISGDYLSAASFLGVTGLIALFGYDGLLYVVGFFVAWLMVLFLVAELVRNCGRFTLADVVAARMSERPVRIAAGTSSVTVSVLYLVAQMVGAGSLVSLLLGGTSPAARAWTVIGVGALMVIYVSMGGMRATTWIQIVKAVLMMSGTIALTVLTLVRFHGNLNHLLLTAAARSGHGAAFLAPGLKYGGDWTARFDFISLGLALVLGTAGLPHILSRFYTVPTARAARRSVVWSIGLIGAFYLMTIILGFAAAAVVGPDTLRKSNEAGNTAVPLLALDLGGGADSTGGTVLFAIVAAVAFATILAVVAGITLASSASVAHDLYASLRRPNAKPRSEVAVARVAAVGIGVAAIGLGLIARDLNVAFLVGLAFAVAASANLPVLLYSLFWRGFTTRGAVWAVYGGLVPALVLVLLSPVVSGSPESLFPGVDFQFFPLQNPGLVSIPLGFLAGWLGTVTSTEVPDEAKHAETEVRALTGAGAV, encoded by the coding sequence GTGACCGGGAACCATCAGACGCTGGCGCTGCTGCTGTTCAGCGCGTTCATCGCGGTCACCCTCGGGATCACCACCTGGGTGAGCCGCAACCGGCATGGTTCGGAGGAGGAGTTCTACGCGGGCGGGCGTCTCTTCTCCCCGATGGAGAATGGTTTTGCCATCTCGGGTGATTATCTGTCCGCAGCCTCGTTCCTCGGGGTCACCGGGCTCATCGCGCTGTTCGGCTACGACGGCCTGCTGTACGTGGTGGGCTTCTTCGTCGCCTGGCTCATGGTGCTGTTCCTCGTCGCCGAACTGGTGCGCAACTGCGGGCGGTTCACGCTCGCCGACGTGGTCGCCGCCCGGATGAGCGAGCGGCCGGTGCGGATCGCTGCGGGAACTTCCTCGGTCACCGTGTCCGTTCTCTATCTGGTGGCGCAGATGGTGGGCGCGGGCAGCCTGGTCTCACTGCTGCTGGGCGGGACGAGTCCGGCCGCGCGGGCCTGGACCGTCATCGGCGTCGGGGCGCTCATGGTGATCTATGTGTCGATGGGAGGGATGCGGGCCACCACATGGATCCAGATCGTCAAGGCAGTCCTGATGATGAGCGGCACCATCGCGCTGACGGTGCTGACCCTGGTGCGCTTCCACGGGAACCTGAACCACCTGCTGCTCACCGCAGCCGCGCGCAGCGGTCACGGCGCCGCCTTCCTGGCGCCGGGGCTCAAGTACGGCGGGGACTGGACCGCGCGGTTCGACTTCATCAGCCTGGGCCTCGCGCTGGTGCTGGGCACGGCCGGGCTGCCGCACATCCTGTCCCGCTTCTACACCGTGCCGACCGCACGGGCCGCGCGCCGTTCGGTGGTGTGGTCGATCGGGCTCATCGGCGCGTTCTACCTGATGACGATCATCCTTGGCTTCGCCGCCGCGGCGGTCGTGGGACCGGACACCCTTCGGAAGTCGAACGAGGCGGGGAATACGGCGGTCCCGCTGCTCGCCCTCGACCTCGGCGGAGGAGCCGATTCCACCGGGGGTACCGTCCTGTTCGCGATCGTCGCGGCCGTGGCCTTCGCCACGATCCTCGCGGTGGTGGCCGGGATCACCCTGGCCTCCTCGGCATCCGTGGCGCACGACCTGTACGCGTCGCTGCGGCGCCCGAACGCCAAGCCGCGCAGTGAGGTGGCCGTGGCGCGGGTCGCCGCGGTCGGCATCGGTGTCGCGGCGATCGGGCTCGGCCTCATCGCCAGGGACCTCAACGTCGCCTTCCTGGTGGGCCTCGCCTTCGCCGTCGCCGCCTCCGCGAACCTCCCGGTGCTGCTCTACTCGCTGTTCTGGCGCGGCTTCACGACCCGCGGCGCCGTATGGGCCGTATACGGCGGACTCGTCCCTGCACTCGTGCTCGTGTTGCTGTCGCCGGTCGTGTCAGGCAGTCCCGAATCGCTGTTCCCGGGCGTCGACTTCCAGTTCTTCCCGCTCCAGAACCCCGGCCTCGTGTCGATCCCGCTCGGTTTCCTGGCCGGCTGGCTCGGCACGGTCACCTCGACGGAGGTCCCGGACGAGGCCAAGCACGCGGAGACCGAGGTACGGGCACTGACGGGGGCGGGGGCCGTGTAG
- a CDS encoding response regulator produces the protein MIDVMVVDDDFRVAEINARYVGKVPGFRVAARAHSAAQALATVERGAIDLVLLDHYLPDQTGLELVHRMRQQGHGTDVIMITAASDVTTVQRAMRLGALHYLVKPFTFAALRTRLDSYAALRRTVDRVGGRGIAGQEQVDRIFGALRTTAVPASPGLPSGHSEPTTDLICGVLHSAGHPLSAHEVAAETGLSRSTAQRYLRHLEQAGRLRLSLKYGDTGRPEHRYAWVAP, from the coding sequence ATGATTGACGTCATGGTCGTGGACGACGACTTCCGCGTCGCCGAGATCAACGCCAGGTACGTGGGAAAGGTTCCCGGCTTCCGGGTCGCCGCCCGCGCGCACAGCGCCGCCCAGGCGCTGGCCACCGTGGAGCGCGGGGCCATCGACCTGGTGCTGCTCGACCACTATCTGCCCGACCAGACGGGTCTCGAACTCGTCCACCGCATGCGGCAACAGGGCCACGGCACCGACGTCATCATGATCACGGCGGCCAGCGATGTGACGACCGTGCAGCGGGCGATGCGCCTGGGCGCCCTGCACTACCTGGTCAAGCCGTTCACCTTCGCCGCGCTGCGCACCCGCCTCGACTCGTACGCCGCCCTGCGCCGCACCGTCGATCGCGTCGGCGGCCGTGGCATCGCCGGCCAGGAGCAGGTCGACCGCATCTTCGGCGCGCTGCGCACGACGGCCGTGCCGGCCTCCCCCGGCCTGCCCAGCGGCCACTCGGAACCGACCACCGACCTGATCTGCGGCGTCCTGCACAGCGCCGGCCACCCGCTCTCGGCCCACGAGGTCGCCGCCGAGACCGGCCTGAGCCGCTCGACCGCCCAGCGCTACCTCCGCCACCTGGAACAGGCCGGCCGCCTCCGCCTCTCCCTCAAGTACGGCGACACGGGCCGCCCGGAACACCGCTACGCCTGGGTGGCGCCGTAG
- a CDS encoding ABC transporter ATP-binding protein, with product MSADTSPAIELRGASKTFRTPSGGLHTAVRGLDLTVGRGEFVAVVGPTGCGKSTTLTLVSGLEEPSEGDVLVAGEPVSGVGDKVGFVFQQDATFPWRTVLSNVMAGPRFRGVPKAEARAKAREWLARVGLSAFEDRYPHQLSGGMRKRVALAATFVNDPEILLMDEPFSALDVQTRALMSDELLELWEGTGASVVFVTHDLEESIALADRVVVMTAGPATVKQVYDIDLPRPRKVESVRMEPRFIEIYREIWESLGEEVRITRERGAANVA from the coding sequence ATGAGCGCAGACACCAGCCCCGCCATCGAGTTGCGGGGCGCGAGCAAGACCTTCAGGACCCCGTCGGGGGGTCTGCACACGGCCGTACGGGGGCTTGATCTCACCGTCGGACGTGGCGAGTTCGTGGCGGTCGTGGGCCCCACGGGCTGCGGCAAGTCGACCACGCTGACCCTCGTCAGCGGACTGGAGGAGCCCTCCGAGGGCGATGTGCTGGTGGCCGGGGAGCCCGTCTCCGGCGTCGGCGACAAGGTCGGCTTCGTCTTCCAGCAGGACGCCACCTTCCCCTGGCGCACGGTGCTGTCCAACGTCATGGCGGGCCCGCGCTTCCGCGGCGTACCGAAGGCGGAGGCCAGGGCGAAGGCGCGTGAGTGGCTGGCCCGGGTCGGGCTCTCCGCCTTCGAGGACCGCTATCCGCACCAGCTCTCCGGCGGGATGCGCAAGCGCGTCGCGCTCGCCGCGACCTTCGTCAACGACCCCGAGATCCTGCTGATGGACGAGCCGTTCTCGGCACTCGACGTGCAGACCAGGGCCCTGATGTCGGACGAACTCCTGGAGCTGTGGGAGGGCACCGGTGCCTCGGTCGTCTTCGTCACCCACGACCTGGAGGAGTCCATCGCGCTGGCCGACCGGGTCGTCGTGATGACCGCCGGGCCGGCCACCGTGAAGCAGGTCTACGACATCGACCTGCCGCGGCCCCGCAAGGTCGAATCGGTGCGCATGGAGCCGCGGTTCATCGAGATCTACCGCGAGATCTGGGAGTCCCTCGGCGAAGAGGTCCGCATCACGCGCGAGAGGGGTGCGGCCAATGTCGCCTGA